The nucleotide sequence GCTCAAGTTCCTGGCGCTTTGCGCGCTTCGACTTGCGCTGCTTGCCGCGGCCAGCGCCGCCCTTGCCGAACGCACCCTGGGTTCCACCGCGACCGCGGCCACCCTTGCCGAAGCCACCGCCGGCCGGAGCACCGCCGCCGCCACCGGGACCGCCGGTTCCGGGAGCGCCGGGACGGCCGGGGCCGCGTCCGCCGCCACCGGGACGGCCGGCACCTGCAGGTGCTGGACGCTCGGTGCGGTTAGGCATCATGCCAGGCGTGGGCCGGTTTCCGCCGGCGCCCGGACGGGGACCGCCGGGGCGGGGTCCGCCTGCACCGGCTGCCGGACGCGGACCGGGCGTAGCGCCCGGACGCGGAGCACCGGGGCGGGGTCCGCCTGCACCGGCTGCCGGACGCGGACCGCCGGGACGGTCGGCGTCAGTGCGGCCGCCGCCGGGACGGGGCATGCCCTGGGACGTGGCAAACGGGTTGTTGCCCGGGCGCGGCGGACGTTCGCCGTCTCCTCCGCGGCCGCGGGGCATGCCCTGGGACGTAGCGAAGGGGTTGTTGCCGGGGCGGGGGCCACCGGGACGCGGAGCGCCGCCCGGACGTGCGGGGGTCTCAGCCTTGGGCGCGGGACGGGCTCCCGGCTTGGCACCGGTGGAGGGTGCAGCAGGCGTTCCGGCAGCGGGAGCTGCCGGGGCGGCGGGAGCTGCAGGCGCCTCCGCCTTGGGGGCGGGTGCCGGAGCGGGCGCCGGGGCCGGAGCGGGTGCCGCAGCCTTGGGTGCAGCAGGACCGGGAGCCGGCGCGGGACGGGATTCGGCCGGCTTGGCCGGGGACTTGGGTGCAGCTACGGGCGCTTCGGACTTCGAAGCGGCGGCAGCCGGGAATGCGTTGCGGAGTTTCCGCACCACGGGGGCCTCAATGGTGGATGAGGCGGAGCGAACAAATTCGCCCAGTTCCTGCAGCTTGGTTACTGCATCTTTGGAAGTGATACCGAGCTCTTTCGCGAGCTCGTGTACGCGGACCTTGGCCACATTTCTCCTGTCTCGGTCCGCACCGAGCCAGGCACGAACCGTCTACTTCTTACTGCGGGCCCCCGCTGCTGTTACAGCTGAAAGGCCCATTGCAGAGCGCAACAAAGTTGTCATCGTTACGCACTCATCGCTGGGAACTCATCGGGTTTCCATCAGATTTCTGACCCGCTTTCAGGTTGGACGGTTGGTACTGCAGACGCCGGGACATCCGCAGCGTGCGCTCCTGCCGTTATCCGGCGTTCGACGGCGGCGGTTCCGGTTGACCCGTTGAGGGCCCTTCCGAAGGCTCGCCGCTTGACCGCCAGGGCCAGGCACGCTTCGCTGGGGTGCAGCCATGCACCCCGGCCAGCCATCCGGCGTCGTTCATCCACTACGACGGCGGACGAACCGCCGGCGTCGGAGACGAGCCGGAGTAACTCTGACCGCGGCCCCTTTTTCCGGCATCCGATGCAGGTACGCTGCGGCTGATTCCCGACATGTTGCACGTGTGCCACTTCCGAGTATCTTCCTGCCTGTACCTATCTGCCTGCCCGGCCGCCTGCCTCTGCCTTTCGGCAGGACCCGGCGCCCGAACACGCTGATGCCGGCCGCTAGGCGCGGCCAAGTTCTATTCTAGCCCCTCACGGGCCTTATACCCGAAACCGGAAACCGGAACTGCCCGCCACAGGAGCTGACAGTCCGGTCGGCATCAGGTGCTGTGCCGGATGGTTTTTCGGCCGTTCGGCCACGCCTCCTAGCCGCGGGGAGCGGCGGCGTCGGAGACGATATCGATGCGCCAGCCCGTCAGCTTGGCGGCAAGCCGGGCGTTCTGGCCTTCCTTGCCGATGGCGAGTGAGAGCTGGTAGTCCGGAACCACAACGCGGGCCGAACGGGTTGCCTCGTCGGTGATCGTGACGGAATTCACGCGCGACGGCGACAATGCGCTGGCGATGAACGTTGCCGGATCCTCGCTGAAGTCAACGATGTCGATCTTCTCGTCGTTCAGTTCGGTCATGACCGCCCGCACGCGCGAGCCCATTTCGCCGATGCACGCGCCCTTGGCGTTGATGCCCGGGGTGTTCGCCTTGACCGCAATCTTGGTGCGGTGCCCGGCCTCGCGGGCCAGGGCGACAATCTCCACGGAGCGGTCGGCGATCTCGGGGACCTCCAGTTCGAAAAGCTTCCGAACCAGGCCCGGGTGCGAACGGGACAGGGTGATGGACGGGCCCTTGGTACCGCGGTGCACGTCGATCACGTACGCGCGGAGCCGGTTCCCGTGAATGTACTTCTCCCCCGGCACCTGTTCCGGCGGCGGAAGCAGGGCCTCCACGGTGCCGAGGTTGACCTGGATCATGTGCGGGTTGTTGCCCTGCTGGATCAAACCGGCAACAAGCTCACCCTCGCGCCCCTTGAACTCGCCCAGGACGTTGTCGTCCTCAACGTCGCGCAGCCGCTGCAGGATGATCTGGCGCGCGGTGCTGGCGGCGATGCGGCCAAACCCGGCCGGCGTGTGTTCGAACTCGCCGATCGGTGCGCCGTCGTCGTCAATCTCGGTGGCCCAGATGGTCACATGGCCGCTCTTGCGGTCCAGCTCCGCCCTGGCCTTCTCAAAGGCGCCCGGCGACTTGTGGTAGGCAACGAGCAGTGCCTGCTCGATTGTGGGGATGAGGAGATCCAGCGGGATTTCGCGCTCACGCTCCAGGAGTCTCAGCGCGCTCATATCAATATCCATCAGGCCTCCTCAGAAGGTCCATTGTGCTCAGTTTCCAGACCGGCCTCGTCGAGGCGGCTGAACTCAATTTCGACTTTTCCGCTGCGGATCTTGTCGAAAGGAAGTTTTACGGGGTCGCCCTGCCTGGGCTTCATACCCTTTTTCACGGCGATTTCGGGGACGATGGTCACGCCGGCGTCGTCGACGGAACTGATCCTGCCCGTGACATTCTCATCCTGGATCACGTTCACGGTGACCATGCGGCCACGGGCGCGGTGCCAGTGCCGGGGCTCGGTCAGCGGGCGCCCCACGCCGGGCGATGAGACCTCAAGGTCATAGGGCCGGCTGTCTGTTCCGGGGTCGTTGTCCAGGATGTCGGAAAGTTCCTTGGAGATGTCCGCAATGACGTCAAGGCTCACGCCGCCCGTTTCTTCCTGCGGCAGATCCACCACTACGTGGACTATCCGGTTGGAACCTGCAATCTGGATGGCAACATCCTCCAGGTAGAGGCGGTGGGACTGGACCGCGGGCTCCAGTAGCGACCGAAGGCGTTCAGCCTCGGGATTGTGGACAGCCGCGGCTTCAGCCTTTCCCGCGCCGGTCCGGTCTGATGAAGTCGTGGCTTCTGCATTACTCACGATGCCGGCCGCCTCCCGATAGATGATGTTGTGACTACTAGCGTAGCGATTTTCCGGGCGCCTTGGTGCACGGACTTCCTCCCGGCCGTGACAACATGGTCTGTTGTGAATGACGACAGCGGGCGAAAAAGAAGGCCGGGCAATTATCTCCGGTATGCCCTGCTGGCACTCGCCGCGTTCCTGGTGCTGAGTCTCGGTTTTGCGCTGATTCCGCGGGAATCACCGGCACCTGCAGCCCCATCGTTCTCCGAGCAGGCACGCACCGCTGCCCTCGCCGAAACCCTGGATTTGAGGGCTGCCAGCCAGCAGCTCGCGAACGGATCGTCCGGTGCCCGGCGCCAGCTGTTTTCGCACGCTGTGACTTTGCTGACTACGCAGGCAAGGGCGCTCCTTCTGCCGGGCGGCGACACCTCCAGCCCTGCGGTTGGGACAGGTTCGGCGCCCGGCGCCAGTTCAGCGGCCGGCGCGTCCGGAACCGCCGGCCCGTCCGCCGGGGCGCCCGGAACCGCCAGCGCGTCCGCCGGGGCAACATCGGCACCAGCGCCCTCGGGCACGGCAGCACTGCCGGCGCTGGTCACCGCGCTGTCCAAGAGCGGCAAGGAACGCCTCCTCCACGCCGAGAAGGCCGACGGCGGGATGGCCCGCCTGCTTACGGCGGTGGGGACCGCCCAACTGCTTCAGG is from Arthrobacter sp. QXT-31 and encodes:
- the rimP gene encoding ribosome maturation factor RimP; the protein is MSNAEATTSSDRTGAGKAEAAAVHNPEAERLRSLLEPAVQSHRLYLEDVAIQIAGSNRIVHVVVDLPQEETGGVSLDVIADISKELSDILDNDPGTDSRPYDLEVSSPGVGRPLTEPRHWHRARGRMVTVNVIQDENVTGRISSVDDAGVTIVPEIAVKKGMKPRQGDPVKLPFDKIRSGKVEIEFSRLDEAGLETEHNGPSEEA
- a CDS encoding YlxR family protein, translating into MAHVQHVGNQPQRTCIGCRKKGPRSELLRLVSDAGGSSAVVVDERRRMAGRGAWLHPSEACLALAVKRRAFGRALNGSTGTAAVERRITAGAHAADVPASAVPTVQPESGSEI
- the nusA gene encoding transcription termination factor NusA; its protein translation is MDIDMSALRLLEREREIPLDLLIPTIEQALLVAYHKSPGAFEKARAELDRKSGHVTIWATEIDDDGAPIGEFEHTPAGFGRIAASTARQIILQRLRDVEDDNVLGEFKGREGELVAGLIQQGNNPHMIQVNLGTVEALLPPPEQVPGEKYIHGNRLRAYVIDVHRGTKGPSITLSRSHPGLVRKLFELEVPEIADRSVEIVALAREAGHRTKIAVKANTPGINAKGACIGEMGSRVRAVMTELNDEKIDIVDFSEDPATFIASALSPSRVNSVTITDEATRSARVVVPDYQLSLAIGKEGQNARLAAKLTGWRIDIVSDAAAPRG